In the Alphaproteobacteria bacterium LSUCC0719 genome, one interval contains:
- the pyk gene encoding pyruvate kinase produces MLSSSTKRATKIVATIGTKSGTPDMLHALAEAGVNVFRLNFSHGTQAEHADRIRAIRDLEEVTGRPTCILADLQGPKHRIGEVAEGVVLKVGDSFRFDGEATPGDASRVGLPHPEIFAALQPGARLLIDDGKLVLRVTAIDTDSFTTIVEVGGPLSSRKGVNLPDMVIGSPPLTEKDHGDLAFALDHDVDWVALSFVQRASDILDVKARIGGRAALMAKIEKPAALAELSDIIAAADGIMVARGDLGVELPPEDVPGWQKKIIAECRMVGKPVVVATQMLESMIFSPTPTRAEASDVAGAVFDGADAVMLSAETAVGEFPVESVQIMSRIVAAAELHIAGHPETAPPKLPTEPSLYHAVALATVSLAETVGAEVIIAFSTSGNTAVRIARERPRIPFFVLSPFIKVRRRLAILWGTQTAASTITEDFEAAIAEGVTEITTRQIAAAGSHAVIVAGMPFGIAGTTNSLRVTTI; encoded by the coding sequence ATGTTGTCTTCATCAACCAAGCGTGCCACCAAGATCGTCGCCACCATCGGAACCAAGAGTGGCACGCCTGACATGCTGCATGCCCTTGCCGAGGCTGGTGTCAATGTGTTCCGGCTCAATTTCTCGCATGGCACACAGGCCGAGCATGCCGACAGGATTCGCGCCATTCGCGACCTTGAAGAGGTGACTGGCCGCCCGACCTGTATTCTGGCCGACCTTCAGGGGCCAAAACACCGCATTGGGGAAGTGGCGGAAGGCGTGGTGCTGAAGGTTGGTGACAGTTTCAGGTTTGACGGCGAGGCAACGCCGGGCGATGCGTCCCGTGTCGGGCTTCCGCATCCGGAAATCTTTGCCGCGCTGCAGCCGGGTGCCAGATTGCTGATCGATGATGGCAAGCTGGTGCTGCGGGTGACCGCCATCGACACCGACAGTTTCACCACCATTGTCGAGGTCGGTGGTCCGCTGAGCAGCCGCAAGGGTGTGAACCTGCCGGATATGGTGATTGGCAGCCCGCCACTGACGGAAAAGGATCATGGCGATCTGGCCTTTGCGCTGGACCATGACGTGGACTGGGTGGCGCTGTCCTTCGTTCAGCGCGCCAGCGACATTCTGGATGTGAAGGCAAGGATTGGCGGCCGCGCGGCGCTGATGGCAAAGATCGAAAAGCCGGCCGCGCTTGCCGAGCTGTCGGATATCATCGCGGCCGCGGACGGCATCATGGTGGCACGCGGCGATCTTGGTGTTGAACTGCCACCGGAGGATGTTCCGGGCTGGCAGAAAAAGATCATTGCCGAATGCCGGATGGTTGGCAAACCGGTTGTGGTGGCGACCCAGATGCTGGAATCAATGATTTTCAGTCCAACGCCAACCCGTGCCGAGGCGTCGGATGTGGCCGGTGCGGTCTTTGACGGGGCGGATGCCGTGATGCTGTCTGCCGAAACCGCCGTCGGCGAGTTTCCGGTTGAATCGGTTCAGATCATGTCGCGGATTGTGGCCGCAGCCGAGCTGCACATCGCCGGACATCCCGAAACCGCGCCCCCGAAACTGCCAACCGAGCCAAGCCTGTATCATGCAGTTGCGCTGGCCACCGTGTCGCTGGCCGAAACGGTTGGCGCCGAGGTGATCATCGCGTTTTCAACCTCTGGCAATACAGCTGTCCGCATCGCCCGCGAACGCCCCCGGATTCCGTTTTTCGTGCTGTCACCCTTTATCAAGGTGCGGCGCCGGCTTGCCATTCTGTGGGGCACACAGACCGCCGCCAGCACCATCACCGAGGATTTCGAGGCCGCGATAGCCGAGGGCGTGACCGAAATCACCACACGCCAGATCGCCGCCGCAGGATCACACGCGGTGATTGTTGCCGGCATGCCATTCGGGATCGCGGGTACGACCAATTCCCTGCGGGTAACAACGATCTGA
- a CDS encoding LysE family transporter, translated as MIPAFELLGMAFLLGFIFNATPGAVFAETIRYGLSGGYRAALSVQFGSLVGDAVWAILGLAGIGLLLQAETLRVPVGIAGAGYLAWLAWDSWRASQSKAEEMPQRQGTSAMRSGIVLSLSNPQNVAYWAALGSAFGALGISNPDRTDYTIFFCGFMASSVVWCFVCAGLISRLFGGRGGLWRVWTYRVCALAFAYLAIGTAREVIAILAASG; from the coding sequence ATGATCCCAGCCTTTGAACTTCTCGGCATGGCGTTCCTGCTTGGCTTTATTTTCAACGCCACCCCGGGCGCTGTCTTTGCGGAAACGATCCGATATGGTCTGTCCGGCGGATACAGGGCGGCACTGTCGGTCCAGTTCGGATCACTTGTCGGTGACGCGGTGTGGGCCATTCTTGGTCTTGCCGGGATCGGCCTGCTGCTGCAGGCAGAGACATTGAGGGTGCCGGTTGGCATTGCCGGCGCCGGCTATCTGGCGTGGCTGGCCTGGGACAGCTGGCGGGCCAGCCAGAGCAAGGCCGAGGAGATGCCGCAACGTCAGGGGACCAGCGCGATGCGATCCGGCATCGTGCTGTCACTGTCGAACCCACAGAATGTTGCCTATTGGGCGGCGCTTGGCAGCGCCTTTGGCGCGCTGGGAATCAGCAATCCGGACAGGACCGACTACACCATCTTCTTTTGCGGCTTCATGGCCTCATCGGTGGTCTGGTGCTTTGTCTGCGCCGGGCTGATCAGTCGGCTGTTTGGTGGCCGGGGCGGACTCTGGCGGGTCTGGACATACCGGGTCTGCGCGCTTGCCTTTGCCTATCTGGCGATTGGTACGGCGCGTGAGGTGATCGCGATACTGGCAGCGTCCGGCTAG
- a CDS encoding SET domain-containing protein-lysine N-methyltransferase: MKITVGESPVHGLGVFALVDVAAGETLERCPYIVIDDDDLQEANRLNDYLFTSPDDPNDYLVVMGCGMLYNHATPGNAKWEVDETDNRFLRFYADRDIKAGEELFHDYGDDYWTTRAET, translated from the coding sequence ATGAAAATCACGGTCGGAGAATCTCCGGTACATGGGCTTGGTGTCTTCGCCCTTGTGGATGTTGCTGCTGGCGAGACGCTTGAACGCTGTCCCTACATCGTCATTGATGATGACGATCTGCAGGAGGCGAACCGTCTGAATGACTATCTGTTTACCAGCCCGGACGATCCAAACGACTATCTCGTCGTGATGGGGTGCGGCATGCTCTACAACCATGCCACCCCCGGCAACGCCAAATGGGAGGTCGACGAGACCGACAACCGCTTCCTTCGCTTTTATGCCGATCGCGACATCAAGGCCGGCGAAGAGCTGTTTCATGATTATGGCGATGATTACTGGACAACCCGTGCCGAGACGTAG
- a CDS encoding DMT family transporter has product MKVSIFEQPQGDRPMLALLLLLVGVSLLSLQDSLVKFVAPQTSFWQLQIIRSSFNLTILVGLAVFTGGLRLLWPQRLGPAIMRGVLLALCMVCFFGAAQQITVTQMATGLYTYPLFVTLLAGPVLGERIGPWRIGALLLGAAGCLLVLNPFADAFTPFQAVPVLSGFFYACNILVLRRYCRNESPLALVCMVNLLFILTGFVGAVAVGWLPVDPTWRELVPFILVSWPEVTTMLVGMLAILAVLNLFGNLFLSRAYQTADSSLLAPLDFTYLLLIAVWGRVLFDSWPTRLAILGMVMIAAAGMITAVRERRRPLASPSP; this is encoded by the coding sequence ATGAAGGTGTCGATTTTCGAGCAACCGCAGGGTGACAGGCCAATGCTGGCCCTGCTGTTGTTGCTTGTCGGTGTAAGCCTGTTGTCACTTCAGGATTCGCTTGTGAAATTCGTCGCCCCTCAGACCAGTTTCTGGCAACTCCAGATCATTCGTTCATCCTTCAATCTGACGATCCTCGTCGGTCTGGCTGTTTTCACGGGTGGACTCAGGCTGCTGTGGCCGCAACGGCTCGGACCGGCCATTATGCGCGGTGTTCTGCTGGCCCTGTGCATGGTGTGTTTCTTTGGCGCCGCGCAGCAGATCACAGTGACCCAGATGGCAACCGGCCTGTACACCTATCCGCTGTTTGTCACCCTTCTCGCCGGGCCGGTGCTTGGCGAGCGCATTGGCCCCTGGCGGATTGGCGCGCTGCTTCTTGGTGCGGCTGGCTGTCTGCTGGTGCTGAACCCGTTTGCCGATGCCTTTACGCCGTTTCAGGCCGTTCCTGTGCTGTCTGGCTTCTTCTATGCCTGCAATATTCTGGTGCTGCGACGCTATTGCCGGAATGAAAGTCCGCTGGCGCTTGTCTGTATGGTGAACCTGTTGTTCATCCTGACCGGATTTGTCGGCGCTGTGGCGGTGGGCTGGCTGCCTGTCGATCCGACATGGCGCGAGCTGGTCCCCTTCATTCTTGTCAGCTGGCCAGAGGTCACGACCATGCTGGTTGGCATGCTGGCGATTTTGGCGGTACTGAATCTGTTCGGGAACCTGTTTCTCAGCCGGGCCTATCAGACAGCCGACAGTTCGCTTCTGGCACCTCTCGATTTTACCTATTTGCTGCTGATCGCGGTGTGGGGCCGGGTGCTGTTCGACAGCTGGCCGACCCGGCTGGCGATTCTTGGCATGGTGATGATCGCGGCGGCCGGCATGATCACCGCGGTGCGGGAACGGCGGCGTCCTCTTGCGTCACCATCGCCCTGA
- a CDS encoding glutamine synthetase family protein, producing MIASRNSNASRNSNDSAASSQERPVIVTTTDYSLPQGTHTVALGLGDLNGIMRGKRIPAAQWDRICQSGNALAMSLFTMDMTCDIWDTPVVNFENGFPDCHIFPLYSPVSIPWEPGVALCFARAESMNHKALSIDPRQALVRQIARANAMGIEIHAGTELEFYLLDPETGLPFDRGNDCYGLDRAAELEPILGPIREHIEAMGIPIEQSNPEYAAGQVEVNFRHDTALLAADRVVMFRSLVKQLAARHGFHASFMAKPFLAESGNGFHVHYSLWSEGRNIFSEKGQLSDAGRHFLAGMQHRMAEMSICGAMTVNGYRRRQPQSFCPTNASWGFDNRTVALRVIEGHESATRIEKRDAGADCNPYLLLAADIAAGLDGMEAAMEPTDVTTGNAYLDGSAPPIPLQLDEAIRQARASAWLGEILGADQYEIWLQQAERELDFFWQQVTPFETERYLRVF from the coding sequence GTGATTGCATCACGCAACAGCAACGCATCACGCAACAGCAACGACAGCGCAGCATCATCGCAAGAGAGGCCGGTCATCGTGACGACGACAGACTATTCATTGCCACAGGGAACACATACCGTTGCCCTGGGACTCGGAGATCTGAACGGTATCATGCGCGGCAAGCGCATCCCGGCGGCGCAATGGGACAGGATCTGCCAGTCCGGCAACGCGCTGGCAATGTCATTGTTCACCATGGATATGACGTGCGATATCTGGGACACGCCGGTGGTCAATTTTGAAAACGGCTTTCCCGATTGCCATATCTTCCCGCTTTACTCCCCGGTCTCCATTCCGTGGGAACCGGGGGTGGCGCTGTGTTTTGCGCGTGCCGAAAGCATGAACCATAAAGCGCTGTCCATCGATCCACGCCAGGCCCTGGTCCGGCAAATCGCACGCGCCAATGCGATGGGCATTGAAATTCATGCCGGCACCGAACTGGAATTCTATCTTCTGGACCCGGAAACAGGCTTGCCCTTCGACAGGGGCAATGATTGCTACGGTTTGGACCGGGCCGCAGAACTTGAACCGATCCTTGGGCCCATTCGCGAACATATAGAGGCCATGGGCATTCCCATCGAACAGTCAAACCCGGAATATGCGGCTGGTCAGGTCGAGGTGAATTTCCGCCATGATACCGCTCTTCTGGCGGCGGACCGGGTGGTCATGTTCCGCTCGCTGGTCAAGCAGCTGGCAGCGCGGCATGGCTTTCATGCCAGTTTCATGGCCAAACCCTTTCTTGCCGAAAGTGGCAACGGGTTTCATGTCCATTATTCACTATGGTCCGAGGGACGGAACATCTTCTCCGAAAAGGGGCAGCTGAGTGATGCCGGTCGACATTTCCTGGCCGGCATGCAGCACCGGATGGCCGAGATGTCGATCTGCGGCGCAATGACGGTCAATGGATATCGCCGCCGCCAGCCGCAATCATTCTGTCCGACCAACGCAAGCTGGGGATTTGACAATCGCACCGTCGCGCTTCGCGTGATTGAAGGACATGAAAGCGCCACCCGAATCGAAAAGCGTGATGCCGGGGCCGATTGCAACCCCTATCTGCTGCTGGCGGCGGATATCGCCGCCGGTCTTGACGGTATGGAAGCGGCAATGGAACCGACGGACGTCACGACCGGGAATGCCTATCTTGATGGCTCCGCCCCGCCAATCCCCCTGCAGCTTGACGAGGCCATCCGCCAGGCCCGTGCCTCGGCCTGGCTTGGCGAGATTCTCGGTGCCGATCAGTATGAAATTTGGCTTCAGCAGGCGGAACGCGAACTGGATTTCTTCTGGCAACAGGTCACGCCCTTCGAGACCGAGAGGTATCTGCGGGTGTTCTGA